Within the Pseudorasbora parva isolate DD20220531a chromosome 20, ASM2467924v1, whole genome shotgun sequence genome, the region CCTTCAACCAACAGCAGTATGCCTACAGAACCAACAGGTCTACTGAAGATGCTATCACTACAGCCCTGCATACAGCATTGTCACACCTGGAGCGCCAAGGCAGCTATGTGAGGATGCTTTTTATCGACTATAGTTCTGCATTCAACACAGTCATCCCGGATAGGTTGGTAGCTAAACTGTTGGATTTAGGCTTTTCCACCTCTATCTGTCTCTGGATTAAGGACTTCCTGACCAACCGCCCACAGGCTAATTTTTACCCCTCACCATTAACAAATTTTGATATTGCCaatggtgttttaaaaaaaacaaatatttgttttaaagtCAAACTCTTTCCAGTTGTGGCTGTTGATTCCCTTCCGACATTCTACACATGACTCATCgtcaatacatttgtttagttcAGACTTCCCACTTTGTCTTTATATGGAGTTTAGTAGTTTACTTGTAGGTACCAAAATCACTTGatgaaaacaaacatttatttaagatCAGAGAATGAATGCAATGTACTTCCCTTAAATAAATGTGTTGTGATCTGTGAAAACCCGTCACATGGTGAAATTTTACCTTTTACATCTTTTGATACCATATGAAAGCTGTGGTCAAGTCCTTTTCAAACAAATTATTTATGGCTTGTCTGAAACAAAAGTTATGGTTATATAACTTttgttccccccccccccccccccatcacaTCCCAAGCAGTTGTAAAACTTTAAAGTTCTTTACCACTTTATATCCACCAAGAATTGTCCAGACTGATCAGAGGGCTAATTATCTAAAATGCTCAAGTTTTTAATTCGCTCAATAATACGCAGTGTATATCCAGTGCTTGTCATCCAGCGAGTCAGGGGTCATTGGAAAGCTTCCATCATACCTTTAATGTCCtttttttgacctttgatgctTAGGAATTAGTGCATCGAGGCATGGTCTGAGTGGGACGAAGGTGTCCCTTTGCTTTTATTCTCAATCTGTAAAATGGTGCCGGAGTCTCTCAAGTTCAGCCGATCAGAGCTGGTCTTTGGACATATTTTGAGAGGACCACTGAAACAGAGAATGAGAAAACGTGTGTGCTAGCTCGTAAACATTAGCTGAAGCTCAGGGGGAAGATGAAAATGTGGGCTCTCCAAACTGTCCACCTTTTCCCTCCTGGTGTGATGCCCATGGGAATAGTTGGTTTGGATACTTTACATGTCTAAATGTTTTGTTGTCTTTTGCTATGTACCGTTAAACTGATGTTAATGCGCATTTGTCTCTTTTTGCCCTAGACCTGACGGTGCTGAAAAAGGAGAGTGAAGAACTGAATGAAATGGAAGAGAAAGATCAATTTAAGAATAATTATTTAACAGGGGAAAAACCTTTTAATTGCTCGCTGGCTGAAAAGTTTTTGTCACAAAAAAAGTCTAAAAATAAGGGAACTAAAAGTCATTTcatctgccaacagtgtggaaacgGATTCACTCTAAAAAGCAGCCTTAACAGGCACATGagcgttcacactggagagCCGTACTCATGTCcccagtgtggaaagagtttctgTAATAAAGGACACCTTAACgcccacatgagaattcacacaggAAAGTGCCCTTTcgcctgccaacagtgtggaaagagtttcggTAAAAAAGTAAGCCTTGaagtccacatgagaattcacactggagagaagcctttcacctgcaaacggtgtggaaagagtttcactgtAAAAGGAAACTTTAACCGGCACATgagtattcacactggagagaagccttacacctgccaacattGTGGAAGAAGTTTCAACCtaaaagaaagtcttagcagacacatgagagttcacactggagagaagccgttcacctGCCGACATTGTGTAAAGAGTTTTGATCGACATGAAAACTTTCAAGACCACATGAgacttcacactggagagacACCCTACACCTGCCATCAGTGTGGAAAGAATTTCACTCTAAAAGTAAACCTTAACAGACACATGAGACTGCACTCGGGAGAGCAACTCCACACATGCcttcagtgtggaaagagtttcagtcgAAAACAAACCTTTGAAaaccacatgagaattcacactggagagaagccgttcacctGCAAACAATGTGGAACAAGTTTCAGCCGAAAAGTAAGCCTTGACagccacatgagaattcacactggagagaagccgtttacatgccaacaatgtggaaaaagtttcaaCCGTAAAGCAAGACTTGACaggcacatgagaattcactcTGGAGAGAAGCAGTTCAACTGCCAACAATGTGGAAAAAGCTTCAACCGAAAAGAGAGCCTTGACagtcacatgagaattcactctggagagaagccgttcaaCTGCCAACAATGTGGAAAAAGCTTCAACCGAAAAGAGAGCCTTGACagtcacatgagaattcactctggagagaagccgttcctctgccaacaatgtggaaaaagtttcaaCCGAAAAGAGAGCCTTGACagtcacatgagaattcactctggagagaagccgttcaactgccaacaatgtggaaaaagtttcaaCCGAAAAGAGAGCCTTGTCagtcacatgagaattcactctggagagaagccgttcaactgccaacaatgtggaaaaagtttcaaCCGAAAAGAGAGCCTTAACAGGCACATAAGAATTCACACgggagagaagccgttcacaTGTGGTCACTGTGGGAAAAgttttagaaataaaacagtACTGGACtaccacatgagaattcacactggagagaagccgttcacctgccaacaatgtggaaaaagtttcaaCCGAAAAGAGAGCCTTAACaggcacatgagaattcacaccaAGCGGAAACCTCCCacaatctctcttgaagccaatacggaagtaatgtaaactgcaattcctcaactggccactagaggcaggctccagaaggagcagaatctcattgagccccatgataaaattctcaactttacagcagaaaaaaaacatgtttacagcctggtacaaattgtggtttttgcctatacggctaattttgaccttcatgataactgtgaggggggtgattttaaatgaactcattcatttacgtTATATATAGCCGTaaatttctgcataattaagggcgtggttacaggtggatagccatttatctgccgtttatagtcattgcatcacctcagctccgcacCCATAcggcctttttgcccattttctgttttcCAGGAGTGAcgcgcgatgactcgctcacaagatggcgacgcccagctcgcccctagaacggcttatcggaatcctatgggtgacgtcacggatactacgtccatatttttttacagtctatgcttcAAACgggagagaagccgttcacaTGTGGTCGCTGTGGGAAAAGTTTTAGGTATAAAATAGTTCTGGACTACCACATGAGTATTCATGAATGAGAGAACTGGTTTTACAAGTTTTCAGTGTGGAATGAATTTCACAGACAGGAAACACCTCATGTTTGAGAGACtgaataatgtaataataatttgcactttgagattcttctgaaagaaaagtgcgttataaataaaatctattattattattaatgtgatGTTTATTGTAAGAGTACTAAATCACCTtagagcagtggttttcaaaccctgggtttaaaaaaaaatttagtcGCCAGGATGATTTAAGGAAAATGGAGTTCCATTAAAAATAACTCAAGTAAATAAGCTTCTGTGACTAGTGACTCTTATTATTCTGACACAAGACTGagaacatacatacatacacttcTTATTGTAACATCATACACACAATTATCTGTTTTGCGCAAACTTATACACCATTTAACACAGATTTTTTGGTTTCACTGATTGTGTATTAAGTGTTGTTCCTGTCCTCACCAAgccatttcttcttcagttTGACATATGAGTTATACATTTCACTGTTGATTTATGTATTGAACTAAGAAGTAAAACAAGGCCAGTAATCATGTTagatgtttattgttttcatataaccacatacatataaatagtTATACTTACGAACTGGAACATTTTCCTACCACAAACAGGCAAAACCCGGTCACAGTAAATGCCACCATTTTGAGTATCCCATTACCGCCAAGAAGGCACCGTTAATGTTTCTCATGTGTGAAGGGGAGTTTGGTGATCTGTTTGATTCTTGTTTTAGTATTCTTAAACATTAAAAGTTAATTAAGTTTGTTTTGTTCCCAAAGGTTTATATATTtctgaattattattataacggTCCAACTCTTAGATGATTTTTATTGCTTTCCTTAAATGTGTTAATTGGTTTAGACTAAGTAGGAGGGGCTTGTCTTTTTTAAGAGGAACTTTCAGAGTTGCTCATAGAGTGAATTGGAGATAATTATTGCTGCATTTTGGGCCAATACGTTTGTTTGTACAAATATCTTTTGAACTGTTTATTCTACTTTGTTTTTTATTCCcactgtaaaatataatttgcaCTCCATTTGGAAAAcctttatttgcattttttggAATAAACACTGGATCTTTGACCTCATTCTTACGCCACTTCATTTTTACGCCTCCATCTGCCGGTACATTCAAAGCAGTGGTGTTGCTTCTGTACAAAATATTGTTGGGCCACTTTTTGCAGCAGTTTGCATACCCCTGTCTCGGTTACAATAACAAAACttgttttcataaaatcagtctATAGGCCTATACATGAAATATGtttgatttaaatatttaacagattaccaaaaagaaagtaaaaacTGCGACTGTGCTGTTGAGTTTGGTTCATTATCGTGAGACGTGGCGCTCCTCAAACAAGTTCACAGAAAGGAAACCAGATGACAGAAAGCATgtcttgttttctttattttacaatagcacaatgtaaataaacacttcacaattttaaaggtgcactatgcaactttccgtccgctagagggcgcctattcaaaacaaaggcgtagtttgattacgccaagtttgagcgcagcatcttgggacatgtggtcttcacctcacagccggtggaaaataggacagaggcagaaatcatattcatggatgcggttattaacgttactgtagtatgaagcagagcaggactgagtgttgaggagctgagcacggccactggagcgattgtgacacaaacaaacacactcgtGAAttccgggacttttattatgacgggacgggacaggacacagtcgccgggcgcgcgCACTATTTCCACTTCCGGTCAGAAGTataaggtaatgcagctctgtttatcatattagatacatttaagtgtgtttaaaatgatgttatgacattactctgtgcgttcgctcggcgctgctgtgacatgttcacactgctaagagaaaagagcttctgcagaataaaaccgaggttAACGCCTATATGACgtaattgacaggcgactccctcaaacgctatgctgacacattactccttagttaaaatagcaattttctcacaatttacaaatagttagaaacatttgggatattgtaagtactcaactgtgtttggatattttactgcaaaaatactacatagtgcacctttaaacgaTGTCCTACTCTTATTATCTGTATGACTAAAATTATGGAATATTTTATGTTTcctctacagtccctgacaaaagtcttgtcactTGTgaacaaattgacctaaagtgccgctgaaatacatttctaatcaagattttttttaaagaaatggctcattttaatcccaccagcttttgtgatgatgtttcagtgaaaaactaaactttcaaaaagtattctaatattcacagcttggtaaagcccattgagtcaatttttgcaaagacataagtgttgtcgccttgtcatatgagcttcacctgtgactaataatggatcaattaggtctcaggtgtgtataaaaagaaccccagtacactagaccttcacatcaactgcaactagacctctgcaaacatgcctaagattcaccctgagactaaagttttgattatcaagaggctgaagaccagatccactgctgatgtggcagacaccttcaatgtgtctcagcgtcaagtacagaggataaaaaaaagatttgaagagactggagacgtttttgacaaacccaggtcaggcagaccccgcaagacaactgctcgagaggaccgtttgttggctcgaaaatccaaggccagcccattttccactgcagcagagctccacgagacctggtcacctgaagtccctgtgtcaaccagaacagtttgtcggattctgtctcaaaatggcctccatggtcgattcagtgcccagaagccagcactaaacaaaagacaattgaaaaaccgtgtggcatttgccaaggcccacagcctgctaaaaggatggacgcaggaaaagtggcagaaggtggatttttcagataattcttctgttgaattacaccacagtcgccgcaaatattgcaggagacctactggtgcccgaatggatccgagattcacccagaaaacagtgaagtttggtggcggaaaaatcatggtctgggtctccagtatgggggtgtgcgagagatctgcagggtggaaggcaacatcaatagtctaaaataccaagaaatcttagctacctcttattcctaaccataaaagaggccaaattctgcagcaggacggtgctccatcgcatacttccatctccacatcaaagttcctcaaggcgaagaagatcaagatgctccaggattggccagcccagtcaccagacatgaacatcattgagcatatgtggggtaggatgaaagaggacgcatggaagacgaaaccaaagaatattgatgaactctgggaggcatgcaagactgcttttttttagctattcctgatgacttcatcaataaattgtttgaatccttgccaaaccgcatggatgcagtccttcaagctcatggaagtcatacaagatattacatttggatctcatagcaccacaacttaatttgctgacatatttttgtatttgcagtaaatttgttcaatttctgtataggcgacaacacttttgtcttgccaaaatttgacctttctgtcttgattaaatgataaatattttttctgtgaaaattatttatttcagtgcattaaacatcatttgggagggttttagcttttcatatgagctatttctaacaccaatgaattaattaaaagtcaggttaatatcaggtatttctagaaaatagataagcgactagacttttgtcagggactgtatgtgcattttaagaccaatgtggctcagattttttttattgaaaacatCTTTTAGAAATAACATTTCCAACAATGTACATATTAAACAAGTAAACTCATTTCGCAGTCATAGGACAGAAATGGAAAGAACGTaacaaaagagagagagaaaaataaaagaaaaaataataatttaaaaaagaaaaaataataataataacaataataatcatGTTACATGAAAGATCTCATCATATTTCTTCAAAAAAGAAGTACATTTTCTTTTATCAATTAATCTTAGAGATTTGATTAAATATTGTACTTCACATAGCCTAAGAAATCAATAACAGTCGAAATTTTCTTAAGAAACCTTTGtttgtgaaaataaaacttggccgcaaaaagaaaattaaagaTACAATAcaagagaaaaataaatgacagaTGCTGGGATGAGCAGAAGCATGCATGCATTTCCTTGACTTTCTTCATGTTGTATTTGTAGCTTGTCGTTGCAATCCTTGTGAGGCATGCAAGATGTTCATTGGTGAGGTGGTTTCTCTGTTTCCTCTTTATCAAATTCATGGTTGATAATGTTGACTCGCAAGTGTATGTGCTCACAAAGAAGGACATAACTTTTTGCACAAGTGGCTTCAAAGTGGGAAAATCTTCTTCAGACAACAAACTCCAGAAGTGACCAACACCTGCTCCGAGTTCAGCTTTGAGAATGTCTTTTGTCTGCAGTTCTACAATTTCACTTTCTAAAGCAGCACGCTGAGTAGGGCAGAGCAGAATGATAGTTGGAGTGAGAGATGACACATCCTTGTGGAAGGGTGTCACAGACTGACTGTGACCCCAGACTTTTATAATGAAGGGACTGAACATGGGTATGTGCATACACTGAACTGTTtccaccattacacatacacacaaactaaaTGCCGGCTAAAAATACAATCTGATGTTGCGGGTTTGTAAGCTGATGTTGGTGTTGTAATATCCCTTATTCGTCCCAAGTTATCACTttccttgttttgtttgtttaatgctaaaatgtgttgaaatgtttaatgttcagtgatGCATGCTATTATAatatcattacacacacacaaaaaaagaacaacatACTTTACAACATAagagtttatttaatttcattcagtatcagtttaacTTCAATACATTTCAAACTGCAACACATACCTTCGGGTGCACCTTTCACTTGCCAAACCAGTACACATGGAAAGTAGCCATTTTTAAGCTAGCATTTGCTCATCAAAGGTTACTTCATCTAGTTCTGACCTCATGGGGGAGGGAGAGAACCTGGGATGTAAGTGTTTCCTTATATgttttgtctttattgttttgaGCTCTGTACATGTTAGTAGTTGTAAACAATATATGTTGTAGAGTTGAAATGTTgtgaaggttttttttgtttatgtcttgtcatctgtatgtaACCTATAGGTTTTCCCCTAAAATGGTATGCTCCAGAAATAGGAGGAGCCAAAGCCTATAAAAGAGGCAGCCATTTTAGGGAAAAAGGAGGATAGTGTGGAGAGATTGAAACACGTTTGTATTTTTGGGCCTGTACATTGGCATAGCCAACTTACATTCGTATATTGCaagtttattttcttttgtattatattttttgattattgtttctgttttttttttcactattggtactgtatatatatataatattttttcacCTTGGTGAATAAAACTACTGTACTGTACAGTTCCAGAAAGACCGTGATGAGCGTCAGGAAAGAGAGATTGCACGGCGAGAGCAGCACTACAAAGTACTCAGCCACCAGGGCACCCAACTACAGATGGATATGGAGCGTAGCCGAGTTAAAACTCCCGCTTCAGATGGTTCACTGCCAAGGGTATGGGACCAGGAGCCACGTCTGGCTAGGCTTGAGGACACTGATGACATTGAACATTTCTTGACCACTTTTGAAAGGTTGGCAGCTGTTTACCAGTGGCCAAGGAGAGACTGGGCAGTTCGGCTCATACCATTACTTACAGGCAAGGCCAGGAGTGCTTTTGTGGCCATGAACCCTTCTCAAACCCAGGACCATGATGAGCTTAAACAAGCCATACTGAGAAAGTATGAGATCAGTCCTGagcaaggttattttcgtaaacgaaaactgaaactaagactaaaactattggtcaaaaaacattttcgtaaactgaaataaaatttaaaaatctgaataaataaaaaactaaaactaaacgaaactaactactcttactaaaaaactaactgaaataaaataataattagcaaaaataaatattcgttttcgttgttaataagctctctttaatgtggtggaaaatctgactgtggcggttgagaGAGTGTCTATTGCGCTACTGCGCGTCAAGTGAGCtgaggagattaaccgctgtcctgtgacggacgTGTGCAGACAGTCAACACATCGCCAGTCCTAAACgggagttcacaaagaatcaatgcgtccgtgaCAGTGAAaggggaaataacacaaggtaatgagatgcacgttgaacttcttttaagctcactgttttagaatgccgtttcttacatgacgagagacgcaggcgcaaaagtcagcaactatattagcaaataacgttactagcctactgtgcgtttgagatttcatgtttgcataatattgacaggctcaaaggtgttatcataatcatttactactaataatattattatctgtgtggagacatttccccacaaagtagggaatgccaggacacacacacacacacaggtttgtttcactatataagtgaggacattgcatggacttacattgattttatatcaggttaatgatattttatatctccTAACCCAattcctatccctaaacctacccatcccaagaacgtgcaaaacaatagatttaaataaagacatgttttggccgatttataagcctttttaactagtgaggaccagtcttactagtcagttatcataatattttactagataagtgaggacattggtcccctttacaattattgcacaacaaacacacacacacacacacacacgcacgcacacacacatgtctggtgcgctatctttgtggggacttgccatatagacggtttttataccatacaaaccatattttctatccccctacactgcccctgcccctaaacctacccatcacaggaaacattctgcatttttacattttcaaaagaactcattatgtatgatttataagcttttgtacccatggggacctcaatttaggtccccacggtgacacgagtctgtgtgcattcagtttgaagtcctcaccaggctagaaaaacatgtacacacacacacacacacacacacacacacacacacacacacacacacacacacacagagcaaaaCAGTGTGTAgacactgctagcctacattgtactactgaagaaattaaaataagcttttaattgtttaacaatatttcatctgttatgagtgagtttgtctggaatttataatttttacttttatattttacgttgcatctattttgttctttaagatagatcctatataggtcatagtttgactcaagcttttttgctcaaaggtgaagacccaactttatgcatgttttgtaagactgtcctgggtttaaacaataatgcttgtttatcaagttatttcacttaaggatgtttagtaagattaaactctaatctgttaattaaactttgctgaaattaaaaaccttgatttggtctctacacttcattatggtaactctgctaaactataattactaaaactaaaactgaaactaaataaataaaaactaaatagaaatgtatttgcaaaataaaaactaaactaaaactagcaaaaccatttgtaaaactaaataaaactaaactgaaatttgtagcaaaattgaaaacgataataaaataaaaactaatttaaaaaagcaaaactataataaccttggtcCTGAGACATACCGGACAAGGTTCCGTTCTCTGAGCACCCTGACAGATGAGTCACCACAAGAACTCTATACGCGGCTTAAGGACTTGTTCTGCAAGTGGGTCCAGTTTAGCCAAAATAGTAAAGAGCATCTTATGGAGATTATCGTGCTTGAACAATATCTGCGGGTGTTGTATCCAGAAGTAAGGACTTGGGTCAAGGAGCACAATCCAGCCACTGCGGCCGAAGCTGCTAACCTAGTAGAGGCCTACATTGCTGCAAGGAGGGGCCCTGGAAACTTCCGTTATGCAGGCATACTACCATCTTCTAAGGGTAAGTCTGAGGGGTTTGGGGTGACTTCAAGCTCTCAAAGCCATGTTAAGATCCTGAAGCCTACACACCCTAAACCCACCTCTCCTGTTTCCACATTACAACCCCGTGTCCAGCAACAAGTTGTATGTTATAATTGTGGCGAGCCAGGACATACTAGGCCAGAATGTCCGTTGAAGAAGCCTAGGACAACTAGTCTTTGTTATGTTCCCAGGCCAGTGCAGTCATCATTTCCCCCACATGACACAGAGCCCATTATCACAGTGTTATTGAATGGCAAGCCACTTCCGGCTTTGGTTGACACAGGATGTGTTCGAACTCTGATACAAGCCAGATATGTACCCAGAGATAGCTGGAGTCAGGAAGAAACACTGACTGTTTGTTGTGTGCATGGTGATAACACTGAATTACCTACAGCTGAAGTCTATATTGAGGTGCAAAACCAGCCATACCTGATGAAAGTTGGAGTAGCCCAGAATCTGCCATATCCTGTTCTGTTAGGCACAGATTTGCCAGTGTTAGCAGAGTTGGTGCAGGAGACAGCATGGTGTGGTGTAGTGACGAGGGCTCAGGCTAAACATAACGTACAATCTATCCCACCAGTAGAAAACTTTAAAGCTCTGCAGATGATGCCTTTTTCCTCAGAGGAGGTGCTAGGAGAATCTAGACCTACTGAGGAAGTTAGGCTGCAGCAACGTAGAGGATGGGTAGAAAAGTTAATTGAGACCTCAGAACCAGCTGGAATACAGGCAGAGGCACCTGAACTGAGTGAGACAGACATTGTCATTCAGAACAATGTAGCACAGCTCCAACAAGAAGATTCCACCTTAGCTGCTTGTTTTAGGCATATTAGCGAGAAGCGAGGTGTTAACACTTTGTCAGATGAGACGTATGTAATAAAAAATGGACTACTGTACAGAAAGAGTAAGGAGGAGGGAACACAGTTGGTTGTACCCAAGACACAGAGAAGGGAGGTGTTAGCAATGGGACACTCCATCCCCTGGGCAGGCCATTTGGGGTTTATGAAGACATTCATGCGGATTGCTAAGAGGTTTTATTGGCCAAGAATGTACAGTGATGTTAAAGAGTATTGTAAGACATGCCCTGAATGTCAACTCGCTGTTGGTCGCACCCCTGTTTATGCTCCACTGGTACCACTACCCGTTGTTGACACACCCTTTGAGAGAATTGGGGTGGATATTGTTGGCCCTTTGGAGAGAAGCCAGGCAGGGAATAGATTCATTTTAGTCATATGTGATTATGCAACGAGGTAACCTGAGGCGTTCCCACTTCGAGAAGTCACTGCTAAGCAAATATCCACAGCACTCATAAAATTGTTCTCACAAGTAGGCATACCTCGTGAAGTCCTCACAGACCAAGGTCCCAACTTTATGAGCTGCACATTACAACAAGTATATCAGCTGTTAGGGATTAAGAGAGTACGAACCACCCCTTACCACCCACAGACTGATGGTTTAGTTGAACGGTTTAACCAAACCCTGAAGGTAATGCTCAAGAAATTTGTCTCTGAAACAGGCAAAGACTGGGACAAGTGGCTGGCTTTCCTCTTATTTGCCTACAGAGAGGTACCACAGGCCTCAACAGGGTTTTCACCTTTTGAGCTCCTTTATGGCCACCATGTAAGAGGACCCTTGGACGTGCTGAGAGAGAGCTGGGAAGACATGGACAGGTCCAGTAAGCAAAATATCCTCAACCATGTCCTCAAGATGAGGGAGCAACTTCAAAAGACCACTGCACTTGCTCAAAAGAATCTACTACAGTCCCAAGCCCAGCAGAAAGCATGGTATGACAAAGCAGCACGGACACGCACCTTCCAACCTGGTGAAGAGGTCCTGTTACTGTTACCCACGTCAGAGAACAAGCTGCTGGCAAAGTGGCAGGGCCCCTATCGAGTCCAGCGGAAAGTAGGTCCAGTGACCTATGAAATTGAAATTCCCTCGAGAAGCCAACCACTTCGCATCTTCCACATCAACATGTTTAAGAAATGGCATCCCCGTGCACAGCCCGGAGAGCCTGTGCAGGGGGCAACAGACTCAGTGACTGACAATGCCCTGTTTGTGAAAGcagtggaggaggaggaggaggaggaggttgAAGAACAGTACATTCCTGGTCAACGAAAGAAAGGTCAACTGAGCCTAGGACATCTGGGTAAAGAGCAAAGACAGCAACTATTAGAGTGCTTACCTGATCAGCTCTTCATGGAGACACCCGGTAGGACT harbors:
- the LOC137049234 gene encoding zinc finger protein 595-like isoform X2; the protein is MAFIKEESEDIKLEFIKEESEDLKIENVFSLKHEETEEQRKKEESEDMKIEETFRVKDEETEELTDLTVLKKESEELNEMEEKDQFKNNYLTGEKPFNCSLAEKFLSQKKSKNKGTKSHFICQQCGNGFTLKSSLNRHMSVHTGEPYSCPQCGKSFCNKGHLNAHMRIHTGKCPFACQQCGKSFGKKVSLEVHMRIHTGEKPFTCKRCGKSFTVKGNFNRHMSIHTGEKPYTCQHCGRSFNLKESLSRHMRVHTGEKPFTCRHCVKSFDRHENFQDHMRLHTGETPYTCHQCGKNFTLKVNLNRHMRLHSGEQLHTCLQCGKSFSRKQTFENHMRIHTGEKPFTCKQCGTSFSRKVSLDSHMRIHTGEKPFTCQQCGKSFNRKARLDRHMRIHSGEKQFNCQQCGKSFNRKESLDSHMRIHSGEKPFNCQQCGKSFNRKESLDSHMRIHSGEKPFLCQQCGKSFNRKESLDSHMRIHSGEKPFNCQQCGKSFNRKESLVSHMRIHSGEKPFNCQQCGKSFNRKESLNRHIRIHTGEKPFTCGHCGKSFRNKTVLDYHMRIHTGEKPFTCQQCGKSFNRKESLNRHMRIHTKRKPPTISLEANTEVM